One genomic region from Leptospira montravelensis encodes:
- a CDS encoding ATP-dependent DNA helicase — MDVQTVFTKQLPKLWKDYEVRKEQMDMSTSIESAFNTGSHWAIEAGTGVGKSLAYLIPSALFSLENECTVVVSTETKSLQDQLLYKDIPLVSEALGVPVNAMVALGANNYLCKRKYGRVMERGDFGPEMESSIQYFVNWEKQTTAGIRAEYDGFLSNSFWGSVARESDNCLGRNCPNFSSSYYFLEKEKWKKANILIVNHHLLASHLAGDFKILPPFSQLVIDEAHAFPEIVGRAFGSEIRYDLLMNLLHYLYFPEKRTGLVLKLKNSEKIMKSVEASIGYANDFFRMLLSAIPLQFNQFSTRHTERIKLDNGALEDTLGDLASQLESLLSKYKKDSEDMEEKEMALGLEMVSGNLKKASSFLNDFRLKTNPNLVFWIEPPPHSAKDPFYYLFSQPKNTDEILANTLFPNMDSVVMTSATLSPTAGNFQYFLKEVGITEVKTKTLASPFAYNTHSLLFVPKQVADPVQDPRKNKSDLSYWIARLLKLSEGDAFVLFTSNKLLTELYEELRNQVPYPIFSQTEMGPIAAKREFLANDKSVLFGVSSFWQGVDIKGDKLRNVIVTKLPFQVPTEPVLQAKMEDMEKKGKSPFWEMQVPKTCLLLRQGFGRLIRSQSDTGMVSILDPRVHTKSYGKNVLQSLPKGVPLITEFNELERKFQLLPKS; from the coding sequence TTGGACGTTCAAACGGTTTTCACAAAACAACTTCCAAAACTTTGGAAGGATTATGAAGTTAGGAAAGAACAAATGGATATGTCTACGTCCATTGAATCTGCCTTTAATACAGGTTCCCATTGGGCCATTGAAGCGGGTACAGGTGTTGGAAAGTCCCTTGCTTATTTAATTCCCAGCGCCTTATTTTCTTTAGAAAATGAATGTACAGTGGTTGTTTCCACAGAAACTAAATCCTTACAAGACCAATTATTGTACAAAGACATCCCTCTGGTATCTGAAGCACTTGGGGTTCCCGTCAATGCAATGGTGGCTCTTGGTGCGAATAATTATCTTTGCAAACGTAAGTATGGCCGTGTGATGGAACGTGGTGATTTCGGCCCTGAAATGGAATCATCGATCCAATACTTTGTGAATTGGGAAAAACAAACTACAGCAGGGATTCGTGCAGAATATGATGGATTTTTATCCAATTCCTTTTGGGGTTCTGTCGCAAGAGAATCTGACAACTGTTTGGGGAGAAACTGTCCGAACTTTAGTTCATCCTATTATTTTTTAGAAAAGGAAAAATGGAAAAAGGCTAATATTTTAATCGTAAACCATCATCTATTAGCAAGCCATTTAGCTGGTGATTTTAAAATCCTCCCACCCTTTTCGCAACTTGTCATTGATGAAGCCCATGCTTTTCCAGAGATTGTGGGACGTGCTTTTGGTTCAGAGATTCGTTATGATCTTTTAATGAACCTCCTCCATTATCTTTATTTTCCTGAAAAAAGAACCGGCCTTGTTTTAAAACTCAAAAACAGCGAAAAAATAATGAAATCGGTAGAAGCTTCTATTGGTTATGCGAATGATTTTTTTCGAATGTTACTTTCTGCCATTCCTTTACAATTCAACCAGTTTTCGACTCGTCATACAGAACGAATCAAATTGGATAATGGAGCCTTAGAAGATACTTTGGGAGATTTAGCTTCGCAGTTAGAAAGTTTACTTTCTAAATATAAAAAAGACAGCGAAGATATGGAAGAAAAGGAAATGGCACTTGGACTTGAGATGGTTTCTGGGAACCTAAAAAAAGCCTCCTCGTTTCTAAATGACTTTCGTTTAAAAACCAATCCTAATTTAGTTTTTTGGATTGAACCTCCGCCGCATTCGGCAAAAGATCCATTTTATTATTTATTTTCCCAACCGAAAAATACGGATGAAATTTTAGCCAATACATTATTTCCCAATATGGATTCTGTTGTGATGACCTCGGCAACTCTATCTCCGACTGCCGGGAATTTTCAGTATTTTTTAAAAGAAGTTGGTATTACTGAAGTAAAAACAAAAACTTTGGCTTCCCCATTTGCATATAACACTCATTCGCTTCTTTTTGTCCCCAAACAAGTGGCAGATCCTGTCCAAGATCCTCGTAAAAATAAATCGGATTTATCCTATTGGATCGCAAGGCTTTTAAAACTTTCGGAAGGCGATGCATTTGTACTATTTACATCCAATAAACTTTTAACAGAACTTTACGAAGAATTAAGAAACCAAGTGCCCTATCCAATTTTTTCTCAAACGGAAATGGGCCCAATAGCCGCCAAACGGGAGTTTCTTGCTAATGATAAAAGTGTTCTTTTTGGTGTCTCAAGTTTTTGGCAAGGTGTAGACATAAAGGGTGATAAACTTAGAAACGTGATTGTAACAAAACTTCCCTTCCAGGTTCCGACAGAGCCCGTGTTACAAGCTAAAATGGAAGATATGGAAAAAAAAGGAAAAAGTCCTTTTTGGGAAATGCAAGTGCCTAAAACCTGTTTACTTTTACGTCAAGGTTTTGGTCGCCTGATTCGTTCGCAGTCAGATACGGGAATGGTGAGCATTCTTGATCCAAGGGTGCATACAAAATCGTATGGGAAAAACGTGTTGCAAAGTTTACCAAAAGGCGTTCCTCTCATTACGGAATTTAATGAATTGGAAAGAAAATTCCAACTTTTGCCGAAGTCTTAA